The sequence GGCGGTGGACTCGAGATCCACTGGGCGTTTGCCCGCCGGGGTTCAAATCCCCGCCCCGGCGCCATAGCCGAGCAAAAACTGGACTTCGCTTCTTTCCCATCTTCAAAAAACTGGAAACAAATTCACTCTTAAACAAAAGTAATGAAAAAAGCATAACAGAACTACGTGGTTACCAATGCCCCGTCCTTTTCAACTATTACGGTATGTTCTGCCTGGGACACAAGTCCTCCCCGTATTTCCTTTAAGATTGGATACCCATACAATGCTCCGGCTTTTTCAAGCTGTATTAATGCCAGTCTTAGCTGTGCATCCGGCATGAGCTTTTGAACCCAGCGGTATGCAAAGGGTAAAGTGGAGAAGTTCTTTTTAACGTAGCTTAAGAGGTTTCTTGCCTGTGGTAACCTAACGGGTCGGTCTCTAAGGTACATGTAGATCAGCGTAGGAGGCACCTCTATTACCTGCCCAGCGCCCGTGGTTGCAAAGGGCTCTATCGCTACAACGTCCCCTTCTTTGAGCTCATGGTTATCGTGTGGTCTGTAAATGTTTGGAATTGAAATGCCTGTATGGAGCTTATACCTCTCTATTACATGCCCGCTGAGATTAACTATTGGGTTGAAGCCGTATCCCCTTATGGTCTCTTCTATAACCTTCCCGATTTCGTTTATTTTTACCCCAGCTCTGATAACGTTTATCGCGTTTTCAAGGGCTTCCCTTGAAGCCTCAATTAGCTCGTCATCTTCCATTCCCACTCTCACTGTAAAGGCTGTATCCGCTATGTAGCCATCAACGTGAACGCCTAGATCAACTTTTAGGTAATCCCCCTTCTGGAGAACCGTCTTATCCCCGGTATAGGGGGTGTAGTGAGCGGCAATTTCGTTTATTGAAAGATTGCACGGAAAGGCAGGTTTTCCTCCGAGCTCCATTATTCTGTTTTCAACAAACTCGGCTATCTCATAAAGTGATGCTCCAGGTTTTATTAGCTTTAAAACCTCTTCTTTAACTTTCCTTGCAATTTCACCTGCTTTGAGGAGATTCTCAATTTTGTCTTCCACTTCTACCACCTAAGTTCACTCTCTATTTTGTTTTTAAAAAAGTTGTCTGATTTCTCGAAAATTTTTTAACGCCTTTCTCTTTAAACAATGTGGTGGCCCAATGCTAGAGCTTCGGAAGTACATCAACATCACCGATGACATCTTTGTCATAAGAAATCTCATAGGAGCGCTCCTTCAAGGTATAGGTGTTGCTTATCTAATCCCAGTCTTAATTACGTGGATTTACAGGGAAGAGATGCAGTACGTCTATTATTTTGTTATTCCTGGCTTGGCATGTATTCTTTTTGGTGCATGGCTTGCTAGGCATTCCGAACATATAGAAGACGTAAACCTGAGGCAGGCCATGATTTCTGCCGCTTTCGTATGGCTTTTTGCGTCTTTTGTAAGTGTAGTTCCCTTCATGAGGATAGCAGGTATGGGCTTTGTTGACTCTTATTTTGAGAGCATGTCTGCTTGGACCGGGACCGGGTTAACCATGATGCGCAATCTCGAAAGCTACCCCCATATAATTCTCTTCTGGCGTGCTTGGATGCAGTGGCTTGGTGGAATTGGTATAGTGCTGGTTGCCCTTACCATTTTGATTCGTCCAGGAGTTGCTGCGGCAAGACTTTACAGAGCGGAAGCGAGAAGCGAGAGAATTCTCCCAAACTTGGCAAATACTTCAAAGATAATCTTCCGGATATATGCCGTTCTGACCGTTGTGGGTGTTTACCTGTACTACATAAACGGTATGGGGCTCTTCGATGCTGTGATACACTCAATGACCGGGCTTGGAACCGGTGGTATGAGCTCCCATGACTTGAGCATAGGGTTTTTCAACAGCCTCAGCATAGAGGCAGTTACTATTTTTCTTATGATAATGGGTGCAACAAACTTTACCGTCCACTATAAAATGTTTAAGGAGAAGTCCCTTGTGCCCTTCTTTAGGGATATCCAGGTTAAGTACATGTTCTTCTTTTTAACCCCAGTTATAGCGCTCATTGGATATGGGCTTATGGTTTACAATGGGCTGACAATTGGGGAATCTTTTAGGGAAGCCGTGTTTCATGCGGTCTCTGCAATAACATGTACTGGCTTTTCTATCTCGGATTTATCCCAATATCCAGAGCTGGCAAAGCTCCTAATTGGTTTTCTGATGGTAGTTGGTGGTGGTGCTGGAAGCACAGCGGGAGGTATAAAGCTCATCCGCATCACTCTAACGTTCCAGAGCTTGAAGTGGACTATCCAGCAGGCTATCCTTCCTAAGGGGGCAGTCATAAAAAGGAAAATTGGTGATTATATCTTCACGGAGGAGGATATGCAGGAGGTTTTAGGATTTACGATGACTTACATTGCTTTCTTGCTAATTGGAACCGTATGGGTCATGCTTAGGGTTGGGGCTAGCTTGGCGGACGCTTTCTTTGAAGTTGCTTCAGCTCAAGGAAACGTTGGGTTAAGTGTGGGGATAACATCTCCAGGATTGCCGCTGGATGTTAAGGTTCTCCTTATCCTTCACATGTGGATTGGAAGGCTTGAGATATTCTCAACCCTCGTGTTCATATTTGGCGTTCTCCTAATGGTGCCTAGAATCGTGGAGAGGGAGTAAAGCATGATAAGAGTGGAAGATTTGAGCTTTAAATATACTGGAGCAAAGGAGTATTCTCTCAAGGACATTAGCTTTAAAGTTAAGAAAGGGGAGTTTTTGGGCATTTTAGGAGCGAGTGGAAGCGGCAAGTCCACCCTATGCTTAACGTTTAACGGGATAATTCCCCATTCGATAAGAGGAGATTTTAGGGGCAATGTCTTTGTAAAGGGGTACAACACTAGAGAAGCTAGCGTAGCGGAACTTTCGAAGATTGTTGGATTAGTTCTCCAAAATCCTGACTCCCAGCTCTTCAACATGACCGTCGAGGAGGAAGTGGCATTTGCCCTTGAGAACCTCGGCTTGGATGTGGAGGAGATAAGGAGAAGAATCTACTGGGCATTGAAAATTACTGGGCTTGAAGGGCTTGAAAAAGAATTTCCCCCAAATCTAAGTGGTGGGCAGAAACAGAGGCTTGCGATAGCCAGTGTTTTAGCCCTTAAGCCAGAGGTTCTGGTGCTTGATGAGCCTACCTCTCAACTAGACCCCATTGGCAGGGAGCAGGTTTTAAGCTTGATAACCCTTTTAAACAAGGAACAGGGAATTACAATAGTTCTGGTTGAGCATAATACCGAATATCTGTTTGATTTTGCCGATAGGATAATAGTTTTGGATAGAGGAGAGCTAGTGATGGAAGGAAAACCGAGAGAGATTTTTGAGGAAGCGGATTATCTAAGGGAGCTCGGCATCAGAATCCCTATTAGCGTAAAAATCGGGGCTGAATTAAAAAGGAAGGGACTTCTCGAAAAAGCCGCCCTAAATGATAAAGAACTCATAAAGGCTCTCAAAGCCCTGTTGAAGAGCTGAGCTTTTCCATCAGTAGCTCTAGATAGGATTTTCTTTCAAACTTTTCAATCCCAAGGGACTTCAGGATTTCCATGAGTCGTGGAACTTCTCTTTGCACTTCTTTTTCGTCTTTTGCAAGTTTTTCTATCTCGACGAACTTTCCAAGCCCCTCTACATCATCTAACGTTATGGTAACGCCTTTCTCCACGTAATATTTTTCCCTGGTTTTTCTTACCGTGAGAACCTCTTTAAAGCCGAGATGCCTTAAAAGTTCAAGATATGCATCAACATCCTCAATGCTTACCTCTATTTCCTTCCTTGTTTTTGAAAGCTTATCAATCTTGGGTCCTTTGTACGTGAGAAATGCCTCGAAATGACCATTAAAGCGTTTTATCCTTATCCTAAGTGCCTCATCCGTCTCTACAAAATCCCTGCATGGGTGGTTGAAGTAGATGTCCTCGTGTATTTCTTTCCTCATAAAGGTAAAGGTTTCCCTAACCCTCTCGAATACCCTCTCATCTGCATATCCTTTGAGCTCAATTTCGATCATCTTATCCCCTCCAGGTTTCTTTTTAGCTTATTCAAGCATTTTTCGCAGTAGTCTTTTCCTTTATAATCGGTGTCGATTATTGAATTTGAGAAGTGCATTACGCATCTGGGGTTTTCGCAATGGCCGAGCCCAAATACATGGCCGAGTTCGTGCATTGCCTCCTTTATAGCCCTTTCTTTTAAAACTTCTCCATTTTTTCATTATAAAATTCTGGCCTCAGTCTTGCCAGTGATATTATAGCGGCTCTCAAGTAGGGATTAGCTAGTCCAAAAATGAAGTTCATGCCCTCCTCATAGAGGTCTGCATCGGTAATTCCTAAAACTGCTGAAAAATCCCCTCTATGTTCAGCAACCTTTGCAAGAAAGAATCTTCCGAGAAATTGCTCCCTAATTGGATTGTAGGAGAAGAAGAGATCGCTTGCAGTTAGGAAAGGCAAAATCTCCACTTTAAACCCAAATTTTGAGTAG comes from Thermococcus litoralis DSM 5473 and encodes:
- the map gene encoding type II methionyl aminopeptidase produces the protein MEDKIENLLKAGEIARKVKEEVLKLIKPGASLYEIAEFVENRIMELGGKPAFPCNLSINEIAAHYTPYTGDKTVLQKGDYLKVDLGVHVDGYIADTAFTVRVGMEDDELIEASREALENAINVIRAGVKINEIGKVIEETIRGYGFNPIVNLSGHVIERYKLHTGISIPNIYRPHDNHELKEGDVVAIEPFATTGAGQVIEVPPTLIYMYLRDRPVRLPQARNLLSYVKKNFSTLPFAYRWVQKLMPDAQLRLALIQLEKAGALYGYPILKEIRGGLVSQAEHTVIVEKDGALVTT
- a CDS encoding TrkH family potassium uptake protein translates to MLELRKYINITDDIFVIRNLIGALLQGIGVAYLIPVLITWIYREEMQYVYYFVIPGLACILFGAWLARHSEHIEDVNLRQAMISAAFVWLFASFVSVVPFMRIAGMGFVDSYFESMSAWTGTGLTMMRNLESYPHIILFWRAWMQWLGGIGIVLVALTILIRPGVAAARLYRAEARSERILPNLANTSKIIFRIYAVLTVVGVYLYYINGMGLFDAVIHSMTGLGTGGMSSHDLSIGFFNSLSIEAVTIFLMIMGATNFTVHYKMFKEKSLVPFFRDIQVKYMFFFLTPVIALIGYGLMVYNGLTIGESFREAVFHAVSAITCTGFSISDLSQYPELAKLLIGFLMVVGGGAGSTAGGIKLIRITLTFQSLKWTIQQAILPKGAVIKRKIGDYIFTEEDMQEVLGFTMTYIAFLLIGTVWVMLRVGASLADAFFEVASAQGNVGLSVGITSPGLPLDVKVLLILHMWIGRLEIFSTLVFIFGVLLMVPRIVERE
- a CDS encoding ATP-binding cassette domain-containing protein, translated to MIRVEDLSFKYTGAKEYSLKDISFKVKKGEFLGILGASGSGKSTLCLTFNGIIPHSIRGDFRGNVFVKGYNTREASVAELSKIVGLVLQNPDSQLFNMTVEEEVAFALENLGLDVEEIRRRIYWALKITGLEGLEKEFPPNLSGGQKQRLAIASVLALKPEVLVLDEPTSQLDPIGREQVLSLITLLNKEQGITIVLVEHNTEYLFDFADRIIVLDRGELVMEGKPREIFEEADYLRELGIRIPISVKIGAELKRKGLLEKAALNDKELIKALKALLKS
- the cyaB gene encoding class IV adenylate cyclase; the protein is MIEIELKGYADERVFERVRETFTFMRKEIHEDIYFNHPCRDFVETDEALRIRIKRFNGHFEAFLTYKGPKIDKLSKTRKEIEVSIEDVDAYLELLRHLGFKEVLTVRKTREKYYVEKGVTITLDDVEGLGKFVEIEKLAKDEKEVQREVPRLMEILKSLGIEKFERKSYLELLMEKLSSSTGL
- a CDS encoding zinc metalloprotease; its protein translation is MHELGHVFGLGHCENPRCVMHFSNSIIDTDYKGKDYCEKCLNKLKRNLEGIR
- a CDS encoding zinc metalloprotease, with protein sequence MKIGILPLVVKEVEEDVLKGVADYIREFYSKFGFKVEILPFLTASDLFFSYNPIREQFLGRFFLAKVAEHRGDFSAVLGITDADLYEEGMNFIFGLANPYLRAAIISLARLRPEFYNEKMEKF